Proteins co-encoded in one Pseudophryne corroboree isolate aPseCor3 chromosome 1, aPseCor3.hap2, whole genome shotgun sequence genomic window:
- the LOC134963388 gene encoding olfactory receptor 6N2-like, which translates to MAYDRYLAVCHPLHYTSLMTSKLCSQMAFCSWICGFLCSFFLVIPSSRLLFCGPRIIDHFFCDFISLINISCNTTLATDKIFYAFAWIVILYSLLLTIISYVQIIRTICHLPSQLSRRKAFSTCASHLTVVLTFYGTIIFMYIRPTTQYILNMDKVVSVFYVVVIPLLNPVVYSLRNKEVHEALRKHVARLGVLCKC; encoded by the coding sequence ATGGCATATGACAGGTATTTGGCTGTATGCCACCCACTACATTACACATCCCTTATGACAAGCAAACTATGCAGCCAGATGGCCTTTTGCTCGTGGATTTGTGGGTTTTTATGCAGCTTTTTCTTGGTCATTCCCAGCTCTAGACTTTTATTCTGTGGTCCAAGAATTATTGACCACTTTTTTTGTGACTTTATCTCGTTGATAAACATTTCCTGCAATACAACTTTGGCTACAGATAAGATCTTCTATGCCTTTGCTTGGATTGTCATATTATATTCATTGTTACTCACCATCATTTCTTATGTACAAATAATAAGGACAATTTGTCATTTGCCTTCTCAGTTAAGTAGAAGGAAAGCCTTTTCAACATGTGCCTCTCATCTGACTGTCGTCTTGACTTTTTATGGAACAATTATTTTTATGTATATCCGCCCAACCACACAATACATTTTGAATATGGATAAAGTTGTATCTGTATTCTATGTAGTTGTGATCCCTTTGCTTAATCCAGTAGTGTACAGTCTGCGAAACAAGGAGGTGCATGAAGCATTAAGAAAACATGTTGCACGTCTTGGTGTTCTTTGCAAATGCTAA